The Dehalobacter sp. genomic sequence GGTATGACCATGATAATGATTGAACATGATATGGAAACGGTCATGGAAGCTGCTGATAGGATTGTTGTCCTAAATTTCGGGGAGGTGATCACCCAGGGAACCCCGGCAGAAATTCAGGCTCACCCGGAAGTGATCAAGGCCTATCTCGGAGAGGATGAGCAAATTGCTTAGTGTAAATGGTCTCAATGTTTATCATGGCTATGTGCATGCGCTGAAAAATGTATCCCTGAATGTCAGGCAGGGAGAATTGCTGGCGATTCTCGGAGCCAATGGCGCAGGCAAAAGTACCCTGCTAGGGACTCTCGCGGGGTTATACAAGCCTGCTGCAGGAGAAATCATTTTTCAGAACAAAAAGATAGCCGGCAAGTCACCGGAAAAAATCGTCAGAGCCGGTATCGCTCTTATACCGGAAAAAAGAGAGATATTCAGCGGGCTAAGCGTGATGGATAACCTGATGATGGGGGCTTTTCACCGTTATCGTCAGGACAAGGCGGATATCCCAAACGATGTGGAGAAAGTCTTGAAATTATTCCCTCTGCTGCAGGGAAGAGAAAAGGATTTGGCCGGTTCTTTAAGCGGCGGTCTACAGCAGATGCTGGCAATAGGCAGGGCCCTTATGGCCAGGCCCTCACTGCTGCTGCTCGACGAACCTTCCATCGGGCTGGCCCCGCTTGTCGTACGCGAGATCATGGCGATCCTGGTCGGGATGAAAGAGTCCGGCGTCACGGTCGTACTGGTCGAACAAAATACAAAAGCCGCCTTGAAAGTGGCGGACAGTGTACTC encodes the following:
- a CDS encoding ABC transporter ATP-binding protein; the protein is MLSVNGLNVYHGYVHALKNVSLNVRQGELLAILGANGAGKSTLLGTLAGLYKPAAGEIIFQNKKIAGKSPEKIVRAGIALIPEKREIFSGLSVMDNLMMGAFHRYRQDKADIPNDVEKVLKLFPLLQGREKDLAGSLSGGLQQMLAIGRALMARPSLLLLDEPSIGLAPLVVREIMAILVGMKESGVTVVLVEQNTKAALKVADSVLVMERGRIVHYGSSKEAISDALLQEAYLGRTRM